One region of Carya illinoinensis cultivar Pawnee chromosome 8, C.illinoinensisPawnee_v1, whole genome shotgun sequence genomic DNA includes:
- the LOC122274214 gene encoding proteasome subunit alpha type-7-like, translating to MARYDRAITVFSPDGHLFQVEYALEAVRKGNAAVGVRGTDTIVLGVEKKSTAKLQDSRSVRKIVNLDDHIALACAGLKADARVLVNRARIECQSHRLTVEDPVTVEYITRYIAGLQQKYTQSGGVRPFGLSTLIIGFDPYSGAPSLYQTDPSGTFSAWKANATGRNSNSIREFLEKNYKETSGQETVKLAIRALLEVVESGGKNIEVAVMTKEQGLRQLEEAEIDAIVAEIDAEKAAAEAAKKAPSKET from the exons atggcGAGGTACGACAGAGCAATAACGGTTTTCTCACCAGATGGGCATTTGTTCCAGGTCGAATACGCGCTCGAAGCCGTGCGCAAGGGCAACGCTGCCGTCGGTGTCCGCGGCACCGACACCATCGTCCTCGGTGTCGAAAAGAAGTCCACCGCCAAACTCCAAGATtccag ATCGGTTAGGAAGATTGTAAACTTGGACGATCATATTGCTCTAGCATGTGCAGGACTCAAGGCAGATGCTCGTGTTCTAGTAAACAGGGCACGAATTGAATGTCAAAGCCATAGGCTTACCGTTGAGGATCCAGTGACTGTTGAGTACATTACTCGTTACATTGCTGGTCTTCAGCAAAAGTACACACAAAGTGGTGGGGTGAGACCATTTGGGCTTTCAACTTTGATTATTGGCTTTGATCCCTATTCTGGTGCGCCATCATTGTATCAGACAGATCCTTCTGGGACATTTTCTGCTTGGAAGGCTAATGCAACTGGGAGAAACTCTAATTCAATAAGGGAGTTTCTGGAGAAAAACTATAAGGAAACTTCTGGGCAAGAAACTGTGAAGCTTGCCATCCGTGCATTGCTTGAG GTTGTTGAGAGTGGGGGAAAGAACATAGAAGTTGCTGTGATGACTAAAGAGCAGGGTTTGCGGCAACTTGAGGAAGCTGAGATTGACGCCATTGTTGCCGAAATTGATGCCGAGAAAGCAGCTGCTGAGGCTGCAAAGAAGGCTCCTTCAAAGGAAACATGA
- the LOC122318917 gene encoding uncharacterized protein LOC122318917, translated as MKEDYEIEEKKQAAADVLSQYSKFVMACIGNQVRPCDLRLHLMKEISGMPTSLKRESSQIAASPDAMGESSSSGTARLDKPDSFRAL; from the exons ATGAAAGAAGATTACGAG ATTGAAGAGAAAAAGCAAGCTGCTGCTGATGTTTTGTCTCAATATTCGAAGTTTGTGATGGCATGTATTGGAAATCAAGTCCGACCTTGCgacttgaggttgcatttaatGAAG GAGATTTCTGGAATGCCAACTTCACTAAAGAGAGAATCATCGCAGATAGCAGCTTCTCCTGATGCAATGGGTGAATCATCAAGCTCAGGTACAGCTAGACTTGATAAACCGGACAGTTTCCGGGCACTATAG
- the LOC122318911 gene encoding protein POLLENLESS 3-LIKE 2-like, with the protein MLQDMWNAPPGFRPSKSAPSSPAKPLGISRTRSDCFHVTHKVPVGDSPYVRAKNAQLVDKDPEKAIPLFWAAINAGDRVDSALKDMAIVMKQQNRAEEAIEAIKSLRHRCSDQAQESLDNILLDLYKRCGRLEDQIALLKHKLYLIQQGLAFNGKRTKTARSQGKKFQVSVEQEATRLLGNLGWALMQQNNYIEAEDAYRRALSIASDNNKMCNLGICLMKQGRIIEAKKTLRLVKPAVIDGPRGTDSHLKAYERAQQMLKDLESEMMNKGGDRVEQRRLFDAFLGSSSIWQPQPCKDHASLPISSNSVTPQDGFTDENINSNIMANQINIKQIAPYANFLNVAAPPFFSSKLMREPIQKDPVENQFPDTLKRTRSGNAASSIRVNDIGETGKPLLESGKSENKTRRLSVSSEEATGVELTEFLPDNKDFEDAIIAAVLGTDEAGKAADNGIFKRKIEKRLRVFRDITLSLSPRA; encoded by the exons ATGTTGCAAGATATGTGGAACGCTCCTCCTGGTTTTAGACCCTCCAAGTCGGCTCCGTCCTCACCAGCCAAGCCTCTCGGGATTTCAAGAACTCGCTCCGATTGCTTCCATGTGACCCACAAGGTTCCAGTTGGCGACAGTCCTTATGTCCGAGCCAAGAACGCTCAG TTGGTGGATAAAGATCCGGAGAAGGCAATTCCTCTGTTTTGGGCAGCCATTAATGCTGGGGATAGAGTGGACAGTGCCTTGAAAGATATGGCTATTGTGATGAAGCAGCAGAATCGAGCCGAAGAAGCCATTGAAGCCATCAAGTCGCTGCGACATCGGTGTTCAGATCAAGCCCAAGAGTCGCTCGACAATATTCTTCTGGATCTTTACAAG AGATGCGGGAGATTGGAAGACCAAATAGCATTATTGAAGCACAAGTTGTACTTGATTCAACAAGGGCTGGCTTTCAATGGGAAACGAACCAAGACCGCCAGATCTCAAGGAAAGAAATTCCAGGTCTCTGTGGAACAAGAAGCAACTAGGCTATTG GGGAACTTGGGATGGGCACTAATGCAGCAGAACAACTACATTGAAGCAGAAGATGCTTATCGGAGGGCACTTTCGATTGCCTCCGACAACAACAAAATGTGCAATCTTGGTATCTGCTTGATGAAGCAGGGGAGGATCATTGAAGCCAAAAAAACCTTGAGGCTAGTGAAACCGGCGGTGATTGATGGCCCAAGAGGCACAGATTCTCATCTCAAAGCCTATGAAAGGGCACAGCAGATGCTCAAGGACCTTGAATCTGAAATGATGAACAAAGGAGGGGACCGAGTGGAACAGCGGAGGCTCTTTGATGCTTTTCTCGGTTCTTCATCTATCTGGCAGCCTCAGCCTTGCAAGGATCACGCTAGCTTGCCTATATCATCAAATTCAGTCACACCCCAGGATGGCTTTACTGATGAGAATATCAATTCGAACATAATGGCAAACCAGATAAATATCAAACAAATTGCTCCATATGCAAATTTCCTAAACGTCGCTGCACcaccatttttttcatcaaaacTTATGAGGGAACCGATTCAGAAAGACCCAGTTGAGAATCAGTTTCCTGACACCCTTAAGAGAACAAGATCTGGAAATGctgccagttcaatcagagtaAACGATATAGGAGAGACTGGGAAACCGCTTTTGGAATCAGGAAAGTCCGAAAACAAGACGCGAAGGTTGTCTGTTTCATCTGAAGAAGCAACAGGTGTCGAGCTGACAGAATTTTTGCCTGACAACAAGGATTTTGAAGATGCTATCATAGCTGCAGTTTTGGGCACGGATGAAGCAGGGAAAGCAGCTGATAATGGGATATTTAAGAGGAAGATTGAGAAGAGGCTTAGGGTTTTTCGTGATATCACACTGTCTTTGAGTCCCAGAGCCTGA
- the LOC122318915 gene encoding L-ascorbate peroxidase 3-like: MAAPVVDADYRKEIEKARRDLRALISSKQCAPIMLRLAWHNAGTYDAKTKTGGPNGSIRSGVELKHNANAGLEIAVGFCEEVKAKHPKITYADLYQLAGIVAVEVTGGPSIDFVPGRKDSLESPEEGRLPDARQGAKHLRDVFYRMGLSDKDIVALSGGHTLGKAHKERSGFESLPWTTDPLKFDNSYFVELLKSDSKGLLKLPTDKVLVEDPEFRRYVELYAEDEDAFFTDYAASHKKLSELGFIPPSSGIKRTMLTKSALTVVVAVGLLLWLCYSNFYEKSQKPQLDN, from the exons ATGGCTGCACCCGTAGTTGACGCAGACTACCGAAAGGAAATCGAAAAGGCTCGTCGAGACCTTCGCGCTCTCATCTCCAGCAAGCAATGTGCTCCTATAATGCTCCGTTTAGc GTGGCATAATGCTGGGACCTACGATGCCAAAACGAAGACTGGAGGTCCTAATGGCTCAATCAGGAGTGGGGTGGAGTTGAAACATAATGCAAATGCTGGTTTGGAAATCGCTGTTGGATTCTGCG AAGAAGTAAAGGCTAAACATCCAAAGATTACATATGCCGATCTCTACCAG CTTGCTGGCATTGTTGCAGTGGAAGTCACTGGAGGTCCCTCTATTGACTTTGTTCCAGGAAGGAAG GATTCATTGGAATCTCCTGAAGAAGGGCGCCTTCCGGATGCCAGACAAG GTGCAAAGCATTTAAGAGATGTCTTTTATCGCATGGGCTTATCTGACAAGGACATTGTGGCATTGTCTGGAGGCCACACATTG GGAAAGGCACATAAGGAGAGATCAGGATTTGAAAGTCTACCTTGGACAACTGACCCTTTGAAGTTTGATAATTCGTACTTTGT GGAACTCCTAAAAAGTGATTCAAAGGGATTATTGAAGCTCCCCACGGACAAGGTCTTGGTTGAAGATCCCGAGTTCCGCCGCTATGTTGAACTATATGCAGAG GACGAGGATGCTTTCTTCACAGATTATGCGGCATCACACAAGAAACTTTCAGAACTAGGCTTCATTCCACCCTCCTCGGGCATAAAGAGAACCATGTTGACAAAAAGTGCTCTGACAGTTGTCGTTGCTGTTGGGCTCTTGCTTTGGTTATGCTATAGTAATTTTTACGAAAAGTCACAGAAGCCACAATTGGACAACTGA